A genomic region of Salinibacter pepae contains the following coding sequences:
- the clpB gene encoding ATP-dependent chaperone ClpB: MNLQKFTVKAQEAVQKAMELAASKNHQGIEPPHLLEAFLSDPDSVAVSILRRVGVSLDRLRTDVEAALESLPTVTGASAGDQYVGEELKKVFDRARAEADVMDDEYVSTEHLLIGLVEGQNEIGQALRDQGASKEHVMEALDDVRGGQGADDPHAESRYEALDRFAQDLNAMAREGDIDPVIGREQEIRRVLQILSRRTKNNPVLVGEAGVGKTAIAEGIATRIVQGDVPESMQSKRIVALDMGALLAGSKYRGEFEDRLKAVVNEVAASDGEIVLFIDELHTLVGAGASEGAMDAANILKPALARGELRAIGATTLDEFRKHIEDDRALERRFQKVLVEEPSVEDTVSILRGLKERYEVHHGVRINDSALINAADLSERYITDRQLPDKAIDLIDESAARLRMEIDSMPADLDQLEREIRQLEIEREAVKRDEGDPAEKLDEIDRQIADLEDERDALKARWTEEKDLIQTVRSAKERIDELRVKAEHLEREGKYDAVAEIQYGEIPDLKAEAEAANQKLEEIQEDGALLKEEVGGEDIAEIVSNWTGIPVSKMLESERAKLLRMEDELSERVVGQDEAIEVVSNAVRRGRTGMQEGDQPIGSFIFLGTTGVGKTELAKTLATFLFDDEDAMVRIDMSEYQERHTASRLIGAAPGYVGYEEGGQLTEAVRRSPYSVVLLDEIEKAHPEIFNVLLQVLDDGRLTDNQGRTVDFTNTIIIMTSNMGSDVISERMDEVEGGYLSEREHQELEEEVLKMLRRQVKPEFLNRIDDIVMFRSLSREHIREIVEIQFGRVQRIAAKNHDLTLTLSDDAKDWLADRGYDPAFGARPLKRVMKRHVSNGLSQALLDGTIVDGNTVRIERADEEEGLTFEAVAPAGAEQAADAAATGGDGAAAVDA, translated from the coding sequence ATGAACCTGCAAAAATTTACCGTCAAGGCCCAGGAGGCCGTGCAGAAGGCGATGGAGCTGGCGGCCTCCAAGAACCACCAGGGCATCGAGCCCCCGCACCTGCTGGAGGCCTTTTTGAGCGACCCCGACAGCGTGGCCGTGTCGATCCTGCGGCGCGTGGGCGTGAGCCTCGATCGCCTCCGCACCGATGTTGAGGCGGCCCTGGAGTCGCTGCCCACGGTGACGGGCGCGAGTGCCGGCGACCAGTACGTCGGCGAGGAGCTGAAGAAGGTGTTCGACCGGGCCCGCGCCGAGGCGGACGTGATGGACGACGAGTACGTCTCGACCGAGCACCTCCTCATCGGCCTCGTCGAGGGCCAGAACGAGATCGGGCAGGCCCTGCGCGACCAGGGCGCCTCGAAGGAGCACGTGATGGAGGCGCTCGACGACGTGCGCGGCGGGCAGGGCGCCGACGACCCCCACGCCGAGAGTCGCTACGAGGCGCTCGACCGGTTTGCCCAGGACCTGAACGCGATGGCCCGCGAGGGCGACATCGACCCCGTGATCGGGCGCGAGCAGGAGATCCGCCGCGTGCTCCAGATCCTGAGCCGGCGCACGAAGAACAACCCGGTGCTCGTCGGCGAGGCCGGCGTCGGCAAGACGGCCATCGCGGAGGGCATCGCCACGCGCATCGTGCAGGGCGACGTGCCGGAGTCGATGCAGTCGAAGCGCATCGTGGCGCTCGACATGGGCGCGCTGCTGGCCGGCTCCAAGTACCGCGGCGAGTTTGAGGACCGGCTCAAGGCGGTCGTCAACGAGGTGGCCGCGTCCGACGGCGAGATCGTCCTCTTCATCGACGAGTTGCACACGCTCGTGGGCGCCGGCGCGTCCGAGGGCGCCATGGACGCGGCCAACATTCTGAAGCCCGCCCTTGCCCGCGGCGAGCTGCGCGCCATCGGCGCGACCACGCTCGACGAGTTCCGCAAGCACATCGAGGACGACCGGGCCCTGGAGCGCCGCTTCCAGAAGGTGCTCGTGGAGGAGCCGAGTGTGGAGGACACGGTCTCGATCCTGCGCGGCCTCAAGGAGCGCTACGAGGTGCACCACGGCGTGCGCATCAACGACAGCGCCCTCATCAACGCCGCCGATCTCAGCGAGCGCTACATCACCGACCGGCAGCTGCCGGACAAGGCGATCGACCTGATCGACGAGTCGGCCGCCCGGCTGCGCATGGAGATCGACTCGATGCCCGCCGACCTCGACCAGCTGGAGCGCGAGATCCGGCAGCTCGAAATTGAGCGCGAGGCCGTGAAGCGCGACGAGGGGGACCCGGCCGAGAAGCTCGACGAGATCGACCGACAGATCGCTGACCTCGAGGACGAGCGCGACGCGCTGAAGGCCCGCTGGACGGAGGAGAAGGACCTGATTCAGACGGTCCGCTCGGCGAAGGAGCGCATCGACGAGCTCCGCGTGAAGGCCGAACACCTGGAGCGGGAGGGCAAGTACGACGCGGTCGCCGAAATTCAGTACGGCGAGATTCCGGACCTGAAGGCGGAGGCCGAGGCGGCCAACCAGAAGCTCGAAGAGATCCAGGAGGACGGCGCGCTGCTGAAAGAGGAGGTCGGCGGCGAGGACATCGCCGAGATCGTCTCCAACTGGACCGGCATTCCGGTGTCGAAGATGCTGGAGAGCGAGCGCGCGAAGCTCCTGCGCATGGAGGACGAGCTGTCGGAACGTGTGGTGGGGCAGGACGAGGCCATCGAGGTGGTCTCCAACGCCGTCCGCCGCGGCCGCACCGGCATGCAGGAGGGCGACCAGCCGATCGGCTCGTTCATCTTCCTCGGCACCACCGGCGTCGGCAAGACGGAGCTCGCGAAGACGCTCGCCACGTTCCTCTTCGACGACGAGGACGCGATGGTGCGCATCGACATGAGCGAATACCAGGAGCGCCACACGGCCAGCCGCCTTATCGGCGCGGCCCCCGGCTACGTCGGCTACGAGGAGGGGGGCCAGCTCACCGAGGCGGTCCGCCGCTCCCCCTACTCCGTGGTGCTGCTCGACGAGATCGAGAAGGCGCACCCCGAGATCTTCAACGTCCTCCTGCAGGTGCTCGACGACGGGCGCCTCACCGACAACCAGGGGCGCACGGTCGACTTCACGAATACGATCATCATCATGACCTCGAACATGGGCTCCGACGTGATCTCGGAGCGGATGGACGAGGTGGAGGGCGGGTACCTCTCGGAGCGCGAGCATCAGGAGCTGGAGGAAGAGGTCCTCAAGATGCTGCGGCGCCAGGTGAAGCCGGAGTTCCTGAACCGCATCGACGACATCGTGATGTTCCGCTCGCTCAGCCGCGAGCACATCCGCGAGATCGTCGAGATCCAGTTCGGACGCGTCCAGCGGATCGCCGCGAAGAACCACGACCTGACGCTCACGCTCAGCGACGACGCGAAGGACTGGCTTGCCGACCGGGGCTACGACCCGGCCTTCGGCGCCCGCCCGCTGAAGCGCGTGATGAAGCGGCACGTGTCGAACGGCCTCTCGCAGGCGCTGCTCGACGGCACGATCGTGGACGGCAACACCGTCCGCATCGAGCGGGCCGACGAGGAGGAGGGCCTCACGTTCGAGGCCGTGGCACCGGCGGGGGCTGAGCAGGCCGCCGACGCCGCCGCGACCGGCGGGGACGGGGCCGCGGCCGTTGACGCCTAA